From Malaya genurostris strain Urasoe2022 chromosome 2, Malgen_1.1, whole genome shotgun sequence:
ggtttgttgacttctgattagtctgcgctgagagacttatttctcaatatttatccacggaaaaaatacaaaatgttgttcaaataaagctttgtattatgcaaaacgctTGAGTTtaatttgttgaacgataattctgaaataaAAATATCGCTAAAATTATGCTTTgtacatcatttagaccctacccccccttAAAACATTCTAGAAGACATCAAAACAACTTTGAATGTAGGAGCTATTTGAGAATTCTATTGAATATCCGGAGATCTCACATTGTGATGGAACATCTTTGAAGAACtagaataatgttactgaaaccCACAAATGCACAAACCCACACCCCTAATAGATTGGCAAATATTGCTATTAATCAATTGTTCTAAGCCCATATCATCGAACAACTTAGAATAGGATGGCAATGGAAACTTGTGAAAATGAGTCATTCAAAAATTGGATATTTGCAAATTCAATGCTATAACTTGTCGTGGAAATGTCCATATACCTATCCATCTATTTATCTCCCTTATCCCCTTTTATATATACGGTTTTAGTAGAActattcttatgtcgttttcgcttgagaaaactgaaactgacccagggtagtttcatcaaataaaCACTTTTCCCGAAACTGTGTAGGTtttgcacttagcaacgggaatGTGAGCAAACGTGATATAGAAACCAGGcttgaaactgactcgattttcagttcaacaacgttgaaactaggttcgaaactagtttcaaacaaacggtttgacagcagtttggggtggaaactgggattggttttttatcaaatgaaaacgacattagacaaatatgaattcacaaattttacGCGATCTGCACAAAAACGAATTGAAATATTACAGTGACTATGATAATCCGTAGAATTCTGCATaaaatttcggatttgcatagatttcatctacggatccgtagaactTCTCGAAATTCGGCAATCTCACGGTTATATATCTGACATTATCTACTTCTAGTTTTTGTTTCTAAACTGGGGGCTTTATTGGAGGTAACGATTACATACTTGTTACTCAAAATACTGCTCCTCACTATCTACTACTTTTGTTCATTGTTTTTCTAAGAACAGAAGTACTATCTAAATCGAAGAAATCGAAGAATCGAAGTAGTCAAATAGAGTAGCATCCGGAGAGTACGACCGAAGGAAATTCTTCCATTTCAGccttttaaagattttttggtTACTTCCACGatacttaaattttaatttgcctTTCCTTTCCAAGCATGTTGTGTGACATTTTGTATCCATTTATATTGATCAAAACTTACCCCTAGAGACATCGATTGGAAGAAGGCGGAAGCTTTACTTTACTAAATTCTTAGTTGAATTTTGCGATAAAAATTGAACCTACTCGAAAAAAGGGGAGGTTCGTTGGTCGATGTATTGCCAATTTCGTTGAAaacgtttatttattttgactCAAATAGTGAATATCATGATTGTTCATCGAATTGGGTGGTGAATCAGAACATATATGTGGGATATCTGACCGACGTCATTTAGTGTAATCTTTCATTGGCTTTGATCGTGTATTAAAATTACACATTACTTTCATAATCAAAAGAAACATGCTCCAGTACCACGTTCACATTTTAATGAATTTACTATCAAAACTATTTCCACAGGTAATTTTCTGGGGACCGTTGCCTCACTAAGCGCAGCCGAGCTGGGAGCAGTCGTGGTGAAGGAAGTTTTAACCCGGGCCAGCGTACCACCGGCGGATGTTGATGAAGTTATTCTTGGTCAGGCACTTACCGCGGGTCAAGGGCAGAACCCGGCCCGGCAGGCTGCGATCAAAGCTGGCGTTCCGAAGGAAGTACCGGCCTATCTGGTAAATATGCTGTGCGGATCGGGATTGAAAACGGTTTCGCTGGGATACCAGGCGATTCGTTCCGGAGACGCTAGTGTAGTCGTTGCAGGTGGACAGGAGAGTATGTCGAAAGCACCGCATGCACTGCATCTACGAAATGGTACTAAGATGGGTGACACCAAAATGATCGATACCATGCTGTTCGATGGACTGACGGATGCATTCTACGATATACATATGGGAATAACTGCGGAAAATGTAGCAACAGAAAGTGGCGTTACCAGAGAGCAGCAGGATAGTTTTGCTACTCAGAGCCAAAGACGAGTGGAAGAGGCCCAGAGTAAGGGCTACTTTAAGGAAGAGATTGTTCCGGTACAGGTTCCAGGAAGAAAAGAAACGATTACTTTCGAAAAGGACGAGTTCCCGAAACCGGGTACAACATTGGAAGGTTTGGCAAAACTGAAACCGTGTTTCATCAAAGATGGAACTGTGACACCAGGAAATGCATCGGGATTGAACGATTCGGCGGCAGCCGTTTTGTTGATGTCCGGTGCTGAAATTCAAAAACGTAATGTTAAACCATTGGCTCGCATTGTTGCCATTGCTCAGACTGGCGTATGCCCGAAAACCATGGGAACTGCACCGATCAGTGCGGTGTCGAAAGTTGTAAGTGCTTTAGTACTTTTAACcagtaaaaaaataaacgaattttttttcagcttCAAAAGGCGGGGTGGAAACTGGATGATGTAGACCTTTTCGAGTTAAACGAAGCTTTCGCCGCTCAGTCAGTGGCCGTTATCAATGGTCTTGGCGTCGATCCGGCAAAAGTGAACGTCAATGGCGGTGCCATTGCGTTAGGCCATCCAGTTGGTGCCTCTGGTaagtaataatataataaagaaaGATTTGCATTAAAAGCGTTACATTTTTTCAGGATGTCGTGTCTTGGTTACGCTGCTGTATGCCCTGAAGCGAACCAACGGTAAGAAAGGTGTAGCTTCTCTCTGCATCGGCGGTGGAATGGGAATAGCTATGGCCGTAGAAATGGCATGAGCAATCGAGAATTGTTACGACTTATCTAGTTTTCTTTTCTGTTGGCCAGTACTTACAACGGTTACCAAAAATCGGTAGCAACTATTATGTTTTACAAAATGTTTTCTTTTCAATAGTATTACATTAGTTTCAAACATAGTATTACTGCTGGGAAATTTGTGACAATAAAGAGTTTATATCAAAATCACGTAGTCTTAGCATATCGGCACAGAATCAGTCATACATATTTGTATAATCAGAAGAAGTTTGCGTCACAAAAGATTCCAACTGATGAAGTCCCCCTGAAAAGATTGTCAAATCCACGTGGGGATGTGTTGGAGTGGTTTCTGATCGGAAAATCGAAGAAAGACTTGGTCTTATTCGCAGTATGCTAGAATAGGTAGTTGTCCTGCCGAAACAGTTTTCTTCAACTTTTCTGAATCAacgaaatttcgtgcagtatgttgATGTAAGGATCTGTCGATATTATACCGTCAATTCATAATCCACTCCACGAAAAACACCCTCAGACCATTACATTTTCTTCTTCACGCTTAACCGTGTCTTGGATGGGGTTCCCAGTCAACACCACATACAAAAACCCGCCGCTTATAGTTAACTACTCCGCATTCTGATTCATGTATCCAGAGTATTACTTTCCAGAACTCTAATGACTTATCAGCCACCTACTGAACAACCGTATGCTGTTTGATTAGTTGATAATCGAGTACTACCGGGAAACTTAGATATTCAATTCGGTAcctggtcttacaagctagttgtcgaatgttcgagcctcgacctgaaaggatttttagtgtcagtctGTGCTACGTGACAGCAACGGACGGACGGACCGGAAACTGATATCTGAAGTTTTACATTCGGATTCTTTTTGATTTCGCACATGATTTAGTGCATCATAAATCGCCAGTTTTCGGATACCAAAAGAAATTGCTTCCAAGATCACTGCATTCACGTGTGCAAAAGTACTTGGTTGCAGCCAGAGCtgtcaacgattttttttcaaaaatctgtatttggcggaaaaatcaaTCTACAATATCTAACTCGAAAAATCTTTTCAGTGAGGGCTGGTTTTGCGAGCAAAAACAAATAGTCGTTCTACCTGGTTTACCTTTAGGACAGGACTAGACAACTGTCAATTCACTTCGCGAGCCAGTTTAGGATCAACTTTGTATAGAATTTTCGTTACGGCCTAAatgcaaatgacagattctatTTGTTGACTTTCTTTTTCGGTTACTACGGtactcttataccgttttcgtttattgatcagagcagcccgaaagctgacccagagtcgcccaaacaacgtttgatatgtttgttttagcaacctgcggtcgctctagatcggactccaattgcgtagtttcgctctgaaaattttctcgggtcgtatcacgcatccatgcaagtttgtttattttttctttttttcatgggttgttgtttagggcgcgtaccacgtgttcgttttactcggagtcagagtcgcccgcgtctaggttcaaaaaagaAAACGGTATCAGCAATCCTTCTCTAAAACTATTTGTAAAGAACAATAACCTaaactatcatcttttaatttccactgaataaattatagaaaaatacaggataaTCTCGTAATAATTAAAAGAGAAAGCAAGCTAAGTAAATCGATCAATGGCACATAggtcgcaatgaaaattctatacAGAACTCTTGATTGGTTGAAAATGACATAAgtaagtaaagggtgatttttaagaggtataggatttgactttaaaaaatttagaaaattgttgaaattcttattggaatcgatagaacgatcaatataatttaatgtttgaagatgattttatgcaaatgttggccacggctccgctttagatggcccatgtgcaaggtccaattttggcacactctctccaacatatcgaccTATTttacggtatttcacgaataaatgcttcaatattggcttccagtgcgtcaatcgttcgtcaatggtttatccttgtagacatgcGCCTTAAACAATGAGCCAATTGACGGgtccaaaacgtgagataaactgttcatcGAAGGTGGCTCTCAATTTCGTCATTGTttagcgtgccgtgtgggatgcgGCATCGCCTTGtggaaaccacatgtcaggcatgtccaattcATCCATTTTGGGCAAAGAATCGTCAATCATACGGTAGTGCCCGCCATTCATAGTAACGTTCCgcccatcgtcgcctttgaagaagtacggcccgaAGGTGCCAcaggcccataatccacaccaaacagtaacTTTTTTGAGATGCATTGGAAACTCTTGCTGGTCTTCACGTCAGATGCGGcagttttgcttgttgacgtatccattcaaccaaaaatgagcttcgtcgctggacacaatttcgataaaaaagtggataacTTAGCATGAAGCTTGaaagtaaaattcaataatttgcaaGCATAGTTCGTTCGTAACTCGAttgatgattaaattatagaccaaactgaacagtgttgccaaaaagataccaacaaaaaatcaccctttacaagatGTTTAAATATATGTTATGGCAGGATGGCATCATTGGCTTGTCTTTCTGTCAAAAGCTTGaaagtaaaattcaataatttgcaaGCATAGTTCGTTcgtaactcgattgataattaaattatagaccaaactgaacagtgttgccaaaaagataccaacaaaaaatcacccttttcaAGATGTTTAAATATATGTTATGGCAGGATGGCATCATTGGCTTGTCTTTCTGTCAAAAAATCTCTATTGCGTGATACATAACTAAAAGGTATTTTGTTCCAAACAAAAGGTTGTTTGTTCCAAACCAAACATTAAAGTTGATCCAAATgtagttattatttgatttcgCACAACAATATTGTTTCAAGACTAAAATTTGAATTGTTtgaattctcattaaaaattaattatattcaacCAAATTCAAAGTTGTCACAACAGAAATTAAAGTTGTTAGACGTTAGTCATTATTTATCAAATCAGCATAAAATATCAGTTCGAATCTACGTAAACAATTCAGTTTGAATGTACGTAAACCCAggctttttttcataaatacgtttatttcttaggcagtttacataagtttttcttcgccgtagcatcacttttacataaaattcttatcctaatttaattataacatagtcacaacgatttgaatttattaaaacatattcctcttattacttaaatatcatcttaagtaactcgtcattaattattaaatctactcggaaatattgttTGAactaaacgattaacttctataaattataaaataagctgttattttcagacattttgttgataatttcataaactgtttcgagtttgtttgtatcattacaaaatttctattctaatttagctattggttgaactcatgaacgcagctgggatcagaactaagtcttaaaaggggcctttattaaattgaaactccaattttctttatgaaatgataaataagtttcatgtatggaaggtcacgacaagcaagaatgtctcgaactgggacattggatagtctaccttgggtacgcaaagaatttattagttgagatctgacatcacgatactccacgcatgtccaaacgacatgatcaatatcccgataaccttctccgcaagcacaatgattagtctcggagagcccaattcgaaggagatgtgcgtctaacgtgtagtgattggatatgagtctggacatcacacgaatgaaatccctactcacatccagtctcctgaaccatgcctttgtcgatattttaggtataattgagtgcatccaccgacccagatcatctttatcccaagaagcttgccagctggcaagtgttctttggcgagacacgctatagaattcgttgaaagcaatcggtctctcataaatttcaccctcaatagcaccacgtttggctaaaatatcggctctttcattgccaggaatggagcaatgagccgggacccagactatagtgattagataattattgttcaatatgtcgttcaggcactgttttattttgcccaggaaaaacggttcagtcttaccagtcatgtttgagcgaatggcttcaattgcactcagactatctgtgaagaggaaataatggtttggagatattgtgacgattacactcaaactataatgaactgctgctaactctgctatataaacagatgcaggttcttgaagcctaaatgaggccgaaacattattgttgaacataccaaaccctgtc
This genomic window contains:
- the LOC131431229 gene encoding acetyl-CoA acetyltransferase-like codes for the protein MTSSGEVYIVSAARTPIGNFLGTVASLSAAELGAVVVKEVLTRASVPPADVDEVILGQALTAGQGQNPARQAAIKAGVPKEVPAYLVNMLCGSGLKTVSLGYQAIRSGDASVVVAGGQESMSKAPHALHLRNGTKMGDTKMIDTMLFDGLTDAFYDIHMGITAENVATESGVTREQQDSFATQSQRRVEEAQSKGYFKEEIVPVQVPGRKETITFEKDEFPKPGTTLEGLAKLKPCFIKDGTVTPGNASGLNDSAAAVLLMSGAEIQKRNVKPLARIVAIAQTGVCPKTMGTAPISAVSKVLQKAGWKLDDVDLFELNEAFAAQSVAVINGLGVDPAKVNVNGGAIALGHPVGASGCRVLVTLLYALKRTNGKKGVASLCIGGGMGIAMAVEMA